In Syngnathoides biaculeatus isolate LvHL_M chromosome 8, ASM1980259v1, whole genome shotgun sequence, the genomic stretch GTGGCATGAATATCAAAATAACACCAAAGTTACAACATATTCTTTcatagaaaacaaaacatgaagcaACCATCACAATGGAGCTCTGAATATATTGGAGGAAAAACTAATAATCTATAGCTACATACTTTACTTAGTGAATTCAATTGTCTCCTTCTTATACTGAGGGACTTCTTCTTACATTTTCCTAAGAATATTCTTTGCGAAACGACGCTCTTCACAAGCTCCCTGCACATTGAGACGGTTACAGCATGAACAGTTAATACTGTACACTTGGAAATTGTTTCGACCACAccattgacatgaaaaaaaaaaaaaaaaacataaaataaaatctctctCTTAATCAGCAATCATGTTGTTGTTGgtccattccatttttttttcctgagatgCAAATAAAAGGAAGTCCCTCGAGCACATCGATTGATtctggtgtttttgtttgggtCAAAAAATTCAAGTGTGGCGAGAGAGATTGGAGGTTAATAACTGAGCAGCGGTTTTGTACAGTACAAAGCAATTTATGTATTGCGcacatagtttaaaaaaaacctttataaCCGTGTAATTAACAAGGAACATTTGAattgtttacaaaaatgtgtGGTTCAGTATTTCTATTTCCAGTTGTTTATGTGACAAGTTgctagctttaaaaaaaaaaaaatgaaagctacATCAACATTTCAACTTTCAGAGTTTGATGGGATATCAATTAAAATCCATAGTGTGTCacaatttttcaacattttgctgtCCAGCAAATTGTGCATTTCATCTATCAGAAGGTAACAAGCAAAAAAACGTGAGTTTAATTCCGTCATCAAAGAGTAGACTGTTTGGTGTTcatgtgttattatttttttttttaagagagtaCAAATAGTACAATTCCATATTTTTGACACCACCTCCAAATCTTAATCCATAAAATGCACAGGtgtgtgaaatgaaacaaagctgAACGTCTTTTTTAGCAGATAGTTTGAGGCGTCTTTCTGCTTTTGAGGTCACGCAAACACAGCGTGGGGCTGATTTATGGTTCACCTTGAAAGGTCACAGTTGGTCGCGGCCacactcgcaaaaaaaaaaaagcttgtcgTCTTCTCAACATGGCTGGTGCCCTCgggaacaaaaatacataaaaaagatTGCTTTACTAATAAGGCCCCACGGGATTCAAACGTGACGCCCGTACTGACTTTTGTCCACATCAGTGAAAAGGGTTGGGCAaacgtttcatttttaaaaagtgacatgGCTCAGTTCATTTGTACAAGGTAAAAGTAAtaaagttaaaatatttttttaaatatgttgatATATTCATATACACTACAATAATTCATTTTCATGAAGACAATATCTGACAGTGCCAACTAGGTATCCCATCTGCCCCATGGTTCTGCGGACCCGAGTTCAGATCTGGCCTTGCCTCAGTGGAGTCTGCGTGTCGTCTTTGTGCctgcgcggcttttctccgggtactcgggcttccccccacaccccaaaaacctgCCTGCAGGtgtcaatggttgtttgtcccgCATCTGCCCTAcagttggctggcgaccagtccggggtgcaTCCCGCCTTTAGggatagtgaggataagcggtaccgtgcaataaaaacattaaaatgttgcatatttcATTTGTATTAAAATAACCAAGTAAGAACGATAGTAAAAATAAAGgaagaaatattttcattaaatttggggggggggggggacaccagCTAAATTTAAGCAACGAATATGAGGAGTCTTGCTAATGTAAATGCTTGGTGgggtgtaattaaaaaaaaaaaaaaaaaaaacataattgggCGTATATGTGGGCCCCGGGCCATACTTTGCCCCCACCCCTCCGATCGATCGATGGGGTCCAGTCAAGGTGCAGAATAACAAAAGAAGTGCAAAGGTCAGTTCTTTGCTAATCTGCCTGCGCCTTGGCAGCAGGGGGCGCTGCAGTCGCAGCGATCAGTCTGGCCGCGTCTTCCCGAGGCACCGCCGGGCCTCGCTGGCCCACTTCCTGCGCATCCCCTGGTTCCGCCCCGAGCGAAGTCGGTCTCTGCGTTCCGGCTTGGCCGGCGCGCACTCTGAGCCTCCAGGGGTGCAGGAAGAGCGCCGGGTCCGGCATGACGGTGGGCTCGGCGGGACCGCTCACCTTCTCCCTGGGGACACACTCCCGGGCGCGCTCCGTTCTGGAGGAGGCTCTCGTGTTCTTGCGCTTGGGTTTGACCGCAGGGGGGGAGCCGGACGGCTGCCGGGGAGGgacgccgtcgccgccgccgccgccgccgtcgccgtcgccgtACTGGGTCGCCTGACCGGAAACTCTCGCCAGGAGCGCCTGCCTCTGCTGCAGCCGCTGGCGATGCAGCTTCTGCTTGGCGGCGTGCAGCTGGAAGGAGAGGCACGCCGCCGCCTCCGTTTGCTTCTGCAGCTCCGCGTTCAAGACGGTGGAGCAGTGGCTGCGGCGTTTGAGCTCCTCCAGGAAGTGGCGCTCTTTTTCCTTCAGGTTGGCTCGAAGGGCTCCCACcagcgcccccttgtggctcAGCTCCTTGCGGATTTCCCCGATGGCGCGCTCCCGCTCGCGCAGCCGGTCTTCGACATACCTGCAGCGGACCTCcagcagctcctcctcctcttccattTCTAATGCGGTGGAACGTCAGAGAAAGAGAAATTGGGAAATTTCCAAAAATGATTCACAGCAACGTTTTGACAACAACCCCGTCACAACCAATAGCAAAGCGGATGAAAACGCGAGCATGCACACGCGAGAAACACTTGAGTGAAGCGGGATACTTTCCAGACCCATCCGCAGTAGCTGAAAATATGCTAAACAACCCACAATTACTACTAAAAGAACTCCTACAGGCTTCAAAAGTATTTCAACtcagtgtaccgtaatttccggcctgcaagccgcgacttttttcacacgcctgCGGTTTCTGCGGTTATGCGGctcatttcagcatttttttctaacggcagcaaggggaaaagggaagagtgagaccggtggaatatatgtgccgaggaagtgacttttaccggtgtgttttttttaaacgacccTGTTAGCAcaatgctagcgtgttgctgctatgttgcTACCgggtcttagtgatttttaccaatatgtttatttttaaccggccctgttagcgccgtgctagcctTACCGCtacgctagcatgtttctgccgTGCTACTGTCGCGTCTCATTGAtctaggtatgttttttttttttttttttttaatcgactctgttagcgctgtgctcgcgtgctactgccacgtctcagcgatttttaccagtatgttttcttttaaccggccctgttagcgtggcgcaaGCGTTgtcgttagcgtggcggcgttagcattagcgcggcagcgGTAGCGTTCTactctctgtgtaccgcctttctttgtaaatatctcgcgtttcaatgcgggcacttgcggcttttacacaagtgcggcttatgcatgtaccaaacggtatttcctttccaaacgtactgggtgagccttataatcaggtgcgatctgaaggccgggaattacggtagacaAAGAGAAAAGTGAGTTCACCAAGTTCTTCTGAATTAAATCGACAAAAATTCCCCAGGACACTCCGACATCTTGCGGAAGGGGGAACCGGGTCCGTATTTTCTACTTTTGAGTCCCTGTAACTGGAGCTCTCCTTGACATTCCTGCACGCCTAGCGCTCTCTTTTGAATTCCAGGAAAGGTACTCAGACACAGAGTCGCCCATCCTCGCCACGCCCGGGCTGAGCTCATAATACTCGAGACTTCATAATGCGATCTCGGTATCCCGCCGCTGGTTTtacccccaccgcccccccacccccaccgttTGGCCtttaatctctctctctctcctttcttTGCATCTTGCTACTTCTGGTTTCGCTGGCCTTCTGCCGTAAACAGACACCCCCCGTGGGACGACAAGGGGGAGACGATAGCGGATCGATTTGCCGGTAGGGGAAGAGAGCGCGTACCAGCCTCGGAAAACGAGACGGTTCTAATAGCTGA encodes the following:
- the ccdc92ba gene encoding coiled-coil domain-containing 92B, which codes for MGEESNPARQLESTERSVAFLREEHLTLLRGLHLEILSLQRRCSDLTNELKSKPPGRSQLEMEEEEELLEVRCRYVEDRLRERERAIGEIRKELSHKGALVGALRANLKEKERHFLEELKRRSHCSTVLNAELQKQTEAAACLSFQLHAAKQKLHRQRLQQRQALLARVSGQATQYGDGDGGGGGGDGVPPRQPSGSPPAVKPKRKNTRASSRTERARECVPREKVSGPAEPTVMPDPALFLHPWRLRVRAGQAGTQRPTSLGAEPGDAQEVGQRGPAVPREDAARLIAATAAPPAAKAQAD